In the genome of Haemophilus pittmaniae, one region contains:
- the oppF gene encoding murein tripeptide/oligopeptide ABC transporter ATP binding protein OppF produces MTSSDNKNLLLEVNHLGVSFKIKNDKSLFFAKPQTLKAVKDVSFKLYAGETLGVVGESGCGKSTLARAIIGLVEASEGQILWLGKNLRKQSAKQWKETRKDIQMIFQDPLASLNPRMNIGEIIAEPLKIYQPHLSAAEVKEKVQAIMLKVGLLPNLINRYPHEFSGGQCQRIGIARALIIEPKMIICDEPVSALDVSIQAQVVNLLKSLQKEMGLSLIFIAHDLAVVKHISDRVLVMYLGNAMELGSDEEVYNDTKHPYTKALMSAVPIPDPKLERNKSIELLEGDLPSPINPPSGCVFRTRCLKADENCAKQKPPFTSQNNSHFVACLKIS; encoded by the coding sequence ATGACAAGCTCAGATAACAAAAACTTACTTCTTGAAGTTAATCACTTAGGCGTTAGTTTTAAAATTAAAAATGATAAATCCCTTTTCTTCGCTAAACCACAAACCTTAAAAGCGGTGAAGGATGTTTCGTTTAAACTTTACGCCGGCGAAACCCTCGGCGTAGTAGGTGAATCCGGCTGTGGTAAATCCACGCTAGCACGCGCCATTATCGGTTTGGTAGAGGCCAGCGAGGGGCAAATTTTATGGCTTGGCAAAAATTTGCGAAAACAATCGGCCAAACAATGGAAAGAGACCCGCAAAGACATTCAAATGATTTTCCAAGATCCGCTTGCCTCTCTCAATCCGCGCATGAACATTGGTGAAATCATTGCCGAACCATTGAAAATCTACCAACCCCACTTAAGCGCGGCTGAAGTAAAGGAAAAAGTACAGGCAATCATGTTGAAAGTTGGTCTGTTACCGAATTTGATTAACCGCTATCCCCATGAATTTTCCGGTGGCCAATGTCAGCGTATCGGCATTGCTCGCGCCTTAATCATTGAACCGAAAATGATCATCTGTGATGAGCCGGTTTCTGCATTGGATGTATCGATTCAGGCTCAAGTGGTGAATTTATTAAAATCCCTACAAAAAGAAATGGGGCTTTCCTTAATTTTCATCGCCCACGATTTAGCCGTGGTAAAACACATTTCCGACCGCGTATTGGTGATGTATTTGGGTAATGCAATGGAATTAGGCAGCGACGAGGAAGTGTATAACGACACCAAACATCCTTACACAAAAGCCTTAATGTCAGCCGTCCCTATTCCCGATCCGAAATTGGAACGCAACAAATCCATCGAATTGCTTGAGGGTGATCTGCCTTCACCAATTAATCCTCCGTCCGGTTGTGTATTCCGAACCCGCTGCCTCAAGGCTGATGAAAATTGTGCCAAACAAAAACCACCGTTCACCAGCCAAAACAATAGTCATTTTGTGGCTTGTTTGAAAATATCATAA
- a CDS encoding RsiV family protein: MQKQLITTMMLVAGVLLSGCEDKAQQEKIAQLTLQVSQLTAQNTALENALKEEKVLREAIIPVIFAEEEAIFDKSETLKFTESSEFAQKSEGALIYRIMGLKTNVDWLNSVLLEQLIRVNNTTMDNREEIHVTTQEQLIAQLQQAYDADKKDVTEGAYTIERELALNFEGQKERIATFSIDTYEFAGGAHGVGTRNYLMVDMRSHKLLTSEDIFQASSEDKLKELIWQALTDPNYEKAMTEDESSKEKIDVTDNIYFDDDGVHFFYNVYQIGPYAAGVYDLLINWRELAPLLKPEFVQTYRIKRVK; encoded by the coding sequence ATGCAAAAACAATTGATTACTACAATGATGCTCGTTGCCGGAGTACTGTTGTCCGGTTGTGAGGATAAGGCGCAACAGGAGAAAATCGCTCAGCTTACTCTGCAAGTCTCGCAACTCACTGCGCAAAATACAGCGCTGGAGAATGCGCTGAAGGAAGAAAAAGTCCTGCGTGAAGCCATTATTCCGGTGATTTTTGCCGAGGAAGAGGCTATTTTTGATAAAAGTGAGACGCTGAAATTTACCGAATCGTCCGAATTCGCGCAGAAATCGGAAGGCGCTTTAATTTATCGGATCATGGGATTAAAAACGAATGTGGATTGGTTGAATTCTGTTTTGCTAGAACAATTAATTCGCGTAAACAATACTACCATGGATAATCGTGAGGAAATTCATGTTACGACGCAAGAACAGCTTATCGCACAACTACAACAAGCCTATGATGCGGATAAGAAAGATGTCACTGAAGGCGCTTATACGATTGAGCGTGAACTGGCCCTAAATTTTGAAGGGCAAAAAGAACGTATAGCAACCTTTAGTATTGATACCTATGAATTTGCCGGCGGTGCTCACGGTGTGGGGACGAGGAACTATCTTATGGTGGATATGCGGAGTCATAAGTTGTTGACTTCAGAGGATATTTTTCAGGCCAGTAGCGAGGATAAGCTAAAAGAGTTGATTTGGCAGGCATTGACCGATCCAAATTATGAAAAGGCAATGACAGAAGATGAGAGCTCAAAAGAAAAAATTGATGTCACTGACAATATTTATTTTGACGATGATGGCGTGCATTTTTTCTATAATGTGTATCAGATTGGCCCATATGCGGCAGGAGTGTACGACTTACTCATCAATTGGCGAGAATTGGCGCCTTTGCTTAAACCGGAGTTTGTGCAAACATATCGAATTAAACGGGTAAAATAA
- a CDS encoding Dps family protein, whose product MSKSKTSIGLDKAASEKLAAKLNELLATYQVFYTNVRGYHWNIKGVNFFELHAKFEEIYTDLVEKVDEVAERILTLGHTPHNGYSQYFQSSRIKEELGVSDAQSCLKGTLEGLKVLLEQQREILELAGESDDEGTASQMSDYIKEQEKLVWMFQAACQTCHA is encoded by the coding sequence ATGTCAAAATCAAAAACATCTATCGGTTTAGATAAAGCAGCATCAGAAAAATTAGCAGCAAAATTAAATGAATTATTAGCAACCTACCAAGTGTTCTATACCAATGTACGTGGTTATCACTGGAACATTAAAGGCGTTAACTTCTTTGAATTACACGCAAAATTTGAAGAAATCTATACAGATTTAGTGGAAAAAGTGGACGAAGTTGCAGAGCGTATCCTAACCCTAGGCCATACTCCGCATAACGGCTATTCCCAATACTTCCAAAGCTCACGAATTAAAGAAGAATTGGGCGTAAGCGATGCTCAATCCTGCTTAAAAGGCACATTGGAAGGGTTAAAAGTATTGCTTGAACAACAACGCGAAATCCTTGAATTAGCCGGTGAGTCCGATGATGAAGGTACCGCTTCTCAAATGAGCGACTACATCAAAGAGCAAGAAAAACTGGTCTGGATGTTCCAAGCCGCTTGCCAAACTTGCCATGCTTAA
- a CDS encoding threonine/serine exporter family protein — protein sequence MMFLLNLLDDMLFSAIPAVGFALVFNVPAKALKYCAILGAIGHVTRTLLLNFDVPIVFATFLATCVIGFIGVHLSHRYLAHPKVFTVAAIIPMVPGVHAYKAMIAIVQIHHYGFSDALFEQMIASFINTSFILGALVFGLALPGLLFYRQKPVV from the coding sequence ATGATGTTTTTATTGAATTTATTAGATGATATGTTGTTTTCGGCTATCCCTGCAGTGGGATTTGCTTTAGTGTTTAATGTGCCTGCTAAAGCCTTAAAATATTGTGCTATTTTGGGTGCGATTGGGCATGTCACGCGAACTTTATTGTTAAATTTTGATGTTCCTATCGTATTTGCCACCTTTTTGGCAACCTGTGTCATTGGTTTTATTGGGGTGCATTTGTCCCATCGTTATTTAGCGCATCCAAAGGTCTTTACGGTGGCAGCGATTATTCCGATGGTGCCTGGTGTTCATGCTTATAAGGCGATGATTGCCATCGTCCAAATTCATCATTATGGTTTTTCAGATGCTTTGTTTGAACAAATGATTGCTTCCTTTATTAATACCAGCTTTATTTTAGGGGCTCTTGTTTTTGGTTTAGCCTTACCAGGGTTATTGTTCTATCGACAAAAACCGGTTGTGTAG
- a CDS encoding threonine/serine exporter family protein: protein MDQEYQRAVTRICVQTALLLLQHGAESAVVVQMAQRLGLALGLESVECALTANAVLLTTLSKQHCITTVRKNVDKGINMQIVTDVQRIVIAVERRVYDLSMAQTKLDKLKPLKYNRYLVILMIGLSCASFAHLSGGDMAICALTFIASAVAMFVRQEFSKRHYNPLIVFAITSFVASLIAGISLKYNFGNDPHIALASSVLLLVPGFPLINSLADILKGYVNMGLGRWTIATVLTFGACLGIVFALNLLNIVSWVG, encoded by the coding sequence ATGGATCAAGAATACCAACGTGCAGTCACCAGAATTTGTGTACAAACCGCATTATTATTGTTACAGCATGGTGCTGAAAGTGCCGTAGTCGTGCAAATGGCTCAACGATTAGGTCTTGCTTTAGGCTTAGAAAGCGTGGAGTGTGCTTTAACGGCAAATGCTGTATTACTCACTACGTTGTCCAAGCAACATTGTATTACCACCGTGCGCAAGAATGTCGATAAAGGCATTAATATGCAAATTGTTACTGATGTTCAACGTATTGTGATTGCCGTAGAACGTCGGGTGTATGATTTATCTATGGCACAAACAAAACTGGATAAGTTAAAACCACTAAAATATAACCGCTATTTGGTGATATTGATGATTGGTTTATCCTGTGCCTCTTTTGCTCACCTTTCTGGCGGTGATATGGCAATTTGCGCGCTCACCTTTATTGCTTCCGCCGTTGCCATGTTTGTGCGACAAGAATTTTCCAAACGTCATTACAATCCACTCATTGTTTTCGCTATTACATCCTTTGTTGCATCGCTTATTGCCGGTATAAGTTTGAAATATAACTTCGGCAACGATCCGCATATTGCATTAGCTTCTAGCGTTTTATTACTGGTTCCGGGATTCCCGTTAATTAATTCACTTGCGGATATTTTAAAAGGGTATGTCAATATGGGATTAGGGCGCTGGACTATCGCCACTGTGCTCACTTTTGGCGCTTGTTTAGGTATCGTCTTTGCATTAAATCTTTTAAATATCGTTTCCTGGGTGGGGTAA
- the cdiI gene encoding ribonuclease toxin immunity protein CdiI, whose translation MGASDLREYNETYNGIEYKIYLNKKQERFKMFTQDDFSYIPIRSKSYNLFYKVNFDEDNPEKTVKQCFSVLYDYGVFLYAVYLVLVDKNGYAQDGCYWYHPDMNSPDPRDHFEGVYFQDGFDDPDWIAIVTERENLEYTEKACERFLEIHPDNKYRELIAYMLDFAKKEINDRVLSE comes from the coding sequence ATGGGAGCTTCTGATCTTAGAGAATATAATGAAACTTATAATGGAATTGAATATAAAATATATTTAAATAAAAAACAGGAGAGGTTCAAAATGTTCACCCAAGATGATTTTTCTTATATACCAATCAGATCTAAATCATATAATCTTTTTTATAAAGTAAATTTTGATGAAGATAATCCTGAAAAAACAGTAAAGCAATGTTTCTCTGTTTTATATGATTATGGTGTTTTCTTATATGCGGTCTATTTAGTGCTAGTGGATAAGAATGGTTATGCACAAGATGGTTGTTATTGGTATCATCCAGATATGAATAGCCCCGATCCAAGAGATCATTTTGAAGGAGTTTATTTTCAAGATGGATTTGATGATCCTGATTGGATAGCTATTGTAACAGAACGGGAAAATCTAGAATATACAGAAAAAGCTTGTGAAAGATTTCTAGAAATACATCCTGATAACAAATATAGAGAATTAATAGCCTATATGCTAGATTTTGCTAAAAAAGAGATAAATGATCGAGTATTGAGTGAATAG
- the cdiI gene encoding ribonuclease toxin immunity protein CdiI — protein sequence MFTLNNTIPKYIPIGAFYTPILKEVVHENDKIELTISGYIDNVYYEGDFLKAIYSVLVEKDGFCEEGAACYYPDMNSPFPEAHFEGVRFEIGGLCDPRYQIHVSEEICFMYFKKACKYFLELHPEKEYVEFIYDILNNWEPLKMK from the coding sequence ATGTTCACCCTAAATAACACCATTCCTAAGTACATTCCTATAGGAGCTTTCTATACACCTATTCTTAAAGAAGTTGTGCATGAAAATGATAAAATAGAACTTACTATAAGTGGGTATATTGACAATGTATATTATGAGGGAGATTTTTTAAAAGCTATCTATTCTGTTCTAGTAGAAAAAGATGGATTCTGTGAGGAGGGAGCTGCTTGCTATTACCCTGATATGAATAGCCCATTTCCAGAAGCTCACTTTGAAGGGGTAAGGTTTGAGATTGGAGGCCTATGTGATCCTAGATACCAGATTCATGTATCTGAAGAAATCTGTTTTATGTATTTTAAAAAGGCATGCAAATATTTTTTAGAATTACATCCTGAAAAAGAATATGTAGAGTTTATTTATGATATTTTAAATAATTGGGAACCATTAAAGATGAAATAA
- a CDS encoding polymorphic toxin-type HINT domain-containing protein: MKYKVRSIFKEFLNLSKINRTFLLHYNGEIQNAQWVDAQNLKAGYKLLSENNHWQMVKGVSIKAEKLSAYNLTVDTDHTYFIKGANSDLDGVWVHNDCFLDMPKQKVNSASVGDIVRTPTTHPDDFIKLKGGKNFKNKYTGEIWSESHTSHSDKNGEWKVGLKGNALEVRRKITIGKSDGKIIKFDNK; encoded by the coding sequence AGTTTTTAAACCTCTCAAAAATTAACCGCACTTTTTTATTACATTACAACGGAGAAATCCAAAATGCCCAATGGGTAGATGCACAAAATCTGAAAGCCGGCTATAAGTTATTGTCAGAAAATAATCACTGGCAGATGGTGAAAGGTGTTAGCATCAAGGCTGAGAAGTTAAGTGCGTATAACCTGACAGTTGATACTGACCACACTTACTTTATCAAAGGAGCGAATTCTGACCTTGATGGCGTTTGGGTGCATAATGATTGTTTCCTTGATATGCCAAAACAAAAGGTCAACAGTGCAAGTGTGGGTGATATAGTAAGAACACCAACAACACATCCAGATGATTTCATTAAATTAAAAGGAGGTAAAAATTTTAAAAATAAATATACTGGTGAAATTTGGTCAGAAAGTCATACTTCTCACTCAGATAAAAATGGTGAATGGAAAGTTGGATTAAAAGGGAACGCCCTAGAAGTAAGAAGAAAGATTACAATAGGTAAAAGTGATGGAAAAATCATTAAATTCGACAACAAATAG